The sequence below is a genomic window from Selenomonas ruminantium subsp. lactilytica TAM6421.
CAGCCTGCCTGCTGGGCTGCATAAGCTTCCTTCAGGGCAATGGCCAGCTGGTCCGGGCAGGAGGTCGGCCGGGGGCCGCAGGTATTGCCGGCAAACCGCTCGATCACATGGTCAATATCCATGCCCACGACCAGTTTGGAAATACCGGACAGATTGCCGGCACAGCCGCCCTCAAACTTGACAGCTTTGATGATTTTTCCCTCCAGTTCTACCGTAATCTTCTTGCTGCAGGTTCCCTGTGTCTTGTATTCATATGTGCTCATTATATTTGGCTCTCCTGATATCATTATTTTTTCGTCTTATCCTTGCCAGCAGCTTTATCCGGTGCCTGTTTTTTATCCGGCTGAATCGGCTGCAGGGCAAAATTCTGCAGATTGTCCTTGTCATCAAAAATGAAAACGCAACGTACCAGCGGTGCTTTTTCAAAGGAAATAAAGTACATCATCTGACATTGTTTCGGATTGGGAATCGCCCAGCTGACAAAGCGTCCGCCCTTCATTTTGCCCAATTTCTGAATGTCTTTGCCTATGGCTGCAATCTGCTGTGTAGTAACGCCCTTCTGCGCTTCACTGCTCATGATCTTGAAGGCATCTGCCGGTTTATTTTTCACCAGCATGGCATCGATCCAGGCAGAAGCCTTGGCCTGCTGTGCAGACATCAGCTCTGCTTCCGGAGTAGCCGCCATTGCCATTGCCGAAAAGCTCATCATGGCACCTAAAACCAACGCAACAATTTTCTTCTTCATCGTCATCACCTCATTGAGATTACAGGACGACATCTGTTACCACGCCGTCCTTCGTGTAAACGTAAATGCTCTTGCCGTTATGATTGAAGACATACTGTTTCAGATTCTGTCCCTCTCCCTGGGTGACATTCACCCGCACGGGCTCTCCCATAGCGGCTGTTATATTATCTTCGCTATCACCGGGGCGAATTCCTCCATATTTTCCCTGACTAAGTTTCTCCGCATGCTTTTGGGCGTTTTCCTTATCGAGTTTCGCCTCTTTGGCGGCCTCTTCATTCATGGAAATAATCAGGCGCTGGAAGGGCACGATCTTATCCGCCAGCTTTCCCTTATAGCCCTGAGGCATATCCTGCACGATGGACAGCAGCTTGCGGTCATTGGCTACATCCTTATTGGTCATATGGCCCCGATAGGTTGCCACCTGATTCATGGCCTCAGCATAGGCTAACAGCACAGACGCGTCCGGGCAGGCTCCGTCCAGGCAGGCCACCATCTGCTCATCGTCGAAGCCCCGCAACAGTTTCACCGCTTCCTCTGTTTTCTCCCGATCCGGATGAGCAAAATTCAGCTGGCTCAGGATTGTCACAGCCTGATCATAACGTTGCGTCAGATTTTCCTTCTGATCCCGGTCAAAACTGGAAACCGTGCTTTCCTTGGCCCGGCCATCCATTTCCTGATACCCCCGGACGCCGCCGATAACCCCTGTGACCAGCGCCAGACAGACAAATAATGCCGTCATTTTCAGTTTGCGATGACGAAAATAACGCAGTGCCAGTAATAGCAGCAACAGCGGACAAACCAGCAATAAACAAAGCGAGTATAATGACATGAAATTCCCCCTAAAATTTCCTAATGACTCCATTATAACAAAGCCTTCCCTCAGGGGGAAGGCTTTTGTCAACCTTGAACTTTATATTCCCGGAAAGAAGTGATGGTTCCATTGGTTATCCCGACAATCAGCTCCCGGATAATCTGCGGATCTGAATAATCCAGCGGCAGGAAGCAGTGATCGGCCTGATTGTAATAGCTGCGCACTTCGTTCTCCACGCCCCGGATATCTGCTTCCAACTGGGCCTTGCGCCGTTCATAAGCTTTGCCCGCCTGAATGTACGTGATACTCGTCGCCCCCAGCCAGACCACAAAGAAGAAAGTCCAGGTAACCCCCGGGACAAATCCCGTGAGGATCAGGTAGAAGAACAACGTGGCCAAAAAGCCGCCCAGCGTATAATTGCCCAATTTAGGCTCGCCATTCTGGGACTGCATCAGCCACAGATCCCCCAGGGTGGCATACTTGCCCCGGATGCGGGAAAAATATCCCTGCAAGCGCTGCAGCTCACCAATCAGCCGTTCCTTGTCCACCGGCACTTCCGCCAGCTCATGCAGCCCTACCAGCGTCGGTATATGGGCGCGGATGTCTTCCGCTGCACGGTCTCCGGCAAAGGTGTTCAGCAGATCGTCACTGCTGACTTCCGCCTGCTCCCCGCAGAAGGTACAGACCTTTGCTCCGGTTTCCACTATGCAGCCGCATTTCTTGCAAATCATTGTTCTTCCTCCTTTCTCACCGCATATCATTCCTTTTGATATATATCGGCGAATTTGACCAATGATTCAGCGTTCCGAAAATTTTTTTGTGATAATTATATTCATTCGTTGCCAAAAGAAAAATCCCTGCCATGACAGAGATTTTCTTGCAAATTTATTACACTTTTAATGATATTTTAATCAAAACACAGATTTTTTGTTACTTTTATACCCGGATCAGCTTGATATGTCCCCGGCAGTAACGATACAGGATGCCGATGAAGATGCCCGTTATGAGCCAGCTCACCGGATAGCAGGCCATCAGGGTGCCATAGGTGGGGCTGGCCGGAAACAGGGTGTAGAGCCAGGTGATGCGCACGCCACAGATGCCCACCAGGGCCAAAAGCGCCGGCGGCAGGGAGAAGCCATAGCCCCGCAGCGCTCCGGACAGCACATCGATGAAAACCTGCAGGAATTCCGGTGCCACAATGTACCAGAAACGGAGGATTCCCAATTCCACCACCGTTTCATCCGCATTGAATATCGCCAGGAACTCCCGGGCAAACACGATGACGATTGCCCCCATACACAGGGTGAAGGCAATATCCAGCAGCATGCCCACCTTGGTGATCTGGAAACAGCGCGGCAGATTCCCTGCCCCGTAATTCTGGCTCACAAAGGTCGTGGTCGCCTGGGCGAAGGCGTTCAGGAAACAGTAGACATTGACCTCGATGGCAAAGGCCGCCGCCGAAGCCGCCATAGCATCCGGCCCCAGACTGTTCACCGCCGCCTGGATGAGGATGTTGGAAAAGGAAAAGACCATGCCCTGAATCCCGGCGGGCAGGCCGATGGCTGCAATCTCCCGCAGCATTTTCCGGTCAAAGGCAAAATCCTTGAACTGCAGACGCAGGATATCCTGCGAATGCGTGAGGGACCAAAAGAGGATAAAGGAACTTACCCCCATGGCGATGATCGTGCCCAAGGCCACGCCCATGACGCCCCAGCCCCAGCTGACAAAGAGCAGGTCCAAAGCGATGTTGACCACGCTGGCCACGGCCAGGGCAATCAATGGGGTACGGGTATCGCCTCTGGCCCGGAGTATCGCTGCTTCAAAGTTATAGACACCGATAAAGGGCAGGCCCAAAAGATACACCCGCAGATATGTTTCGGCCATGGCCTCCACCTCGGCAGGTACCTCCAGCCAATTGATGATGGGGGCGGCCATAAGCTCCCCCACGGCCAGCAGCAGGAAGCCGATGATCACTGCCAAGCCAAAGGAAGTCTGCACTGCCGTGCCGACTTTCTCCGGTTTTTTCGCCCCGATAAACCGGGCGATTATGACATTAGCGCCCAAGGACAGCCCCATAAAAAGATTGACCAGGATGCCGATGACGGAGATATTGTTCCCCACCGCCGCCATGGCATTCTTGCCCACGAACTGTCCCAGCACCGCCACATCTGCGGCATTGAAGAGCTGCTGCAGAACCCCCGTCAAGGCCAGCGGGATGGCAAAAATAATCAGCTTATCCCAAAATGAGCCATGAAGCATGTCCATGTCCCGTGTATTCAACATTTTTTCACCTCATAAACCTTACAATTAAACATGTCGAAAGATTATTATAACGCTAATGTCTGGATTTTACCATAGAATATAGCAAAATATATTTCCCCTGATGTATAATAGAAGATATCTTGAAAACGCAAGGGAGGAATTATTTTGCCAAATACAGATTGGATGAGCTGGATTGACTGGACTCATCTTTTAGAAATGCTGATCGTACCCTTTTGTATCCTGATTGCTGCCCTCACCGCCGGCATCATGCTGAACCGCATGATCAAGCAGCGGATGATGAAGCGCCTGACTGCAGAGGAAACCACCTGGCAGTCCATCTTCATCAACGCCCTGCAGGGCGTGCCCATCTCCTTCTGCCTGGTGGTGGGGCTCTACTGGATCGTCAACACCATTGACATCATCGAACCGTTGGTCAAGATTTTTTCCTACATATTATTTACGGTGATCATCCTGACCATCACCCGAGTTATCGCCCGGACGGTCAGCGGCGTCATCGATATGCAGATTGAGCGCTCCCAGCAGAAAATGCCCAAGACCACGCTGCTGAACGCCATTGTCAACGGCATCATCTATGCCATGGGCATTCTTGTGGTGCTCCAATACTACGGCATTTCCATTGCCCCCATCCTCACCGCCCTGGGTGTCGGTGGTATGGCCGTGGCCCTGGCCCTGCAGGAAACCCTGGCCAATATCTTCTCGGGCCTGCATCTCATCCTCTCCAAACAGCTGCGGCTCGGCGATTACGTCCATCTGAGCTCCGGTGAGGAAGGCCGCGTCACGGACATCACCTGGCGTTTCACGACCATCGTTCCCGTAGGCGAGGGCAATATGGTGGTCATCCCGAATCAGAAGATCGCCTCCTCCATCATCACCAACTACAGCATGCCCCGCCACGATATCCTCATCAAGATCCCCGTAGGCGTGGCCTATAACAGCGATCTGGAAAAGGTGGAGGAAGTCACCCTCGACGTGGCCCGGCAGGTACTGACGCAGCTCAACGAACGACTGGACAAGGACCGCCAGCCCGCCGTGCGCTTCTACAACTTTGGCGACAGCAGCATCGACTTCAACGTCCTGCTGCACTCCGCCCGCTTTGACAATCAGTTTCTGCTCAAGCATGAATTCATCAAGGCCCTGACCAAACGATTCCGTGAGGAAGGCATTGAAATCCCCTTCCCCATCCGCACCATCGTCCAACAATAAATCCGTCAGCTATCCACAAATTACCGTCAGGTAAATTTGTGGATAACTTTTTTTCTGCCTGAAAACAGGGGGCTGCGCCCGCTTTTCTTTGTGGATAACTCTGCGGATAAACAACTACATATAGTATTTCTATTGACTATCAGCCATACATATTGTATAATTTCCTTACATTCACCACCAATAGTGGTTCAAGTGAACGCACCCCGGACGGGTACAATAAATAAAAGGATAGGTGATTATCATGATGGTAAATGATGTAGCAGTAACTGTTGATGGTCTCAGCGATGTGACGGAGGCAGAAATCGCCCAGTACATCGGCTATGTGGAAGAGCAGACCAACGAAAAACTGAATGAACTGACGCTGACGCCGGCCGCTGACGGTCAGATCCATCTGGACTATGTGCTGCAGCCCCAGAAGTTCGAGCGCATCCGCCGCATCACGGGTTATCTCGTGGGCACTATCGACCGCTGGAACGATGCCAAGCGGGCGGAAGAACATGACCGCGTAAAGCATACCATCATGCACTGATATGAAGATTCGCATTGCAGGCATTGTGGAAGAATCCATCGTCGATGGTGACGGCCTGCGGCTCACGGTCTTTACCCAGGGCTGCCCGCACCATTGCCCCGGCTGCCATAATCCCGCCACACACCCTGCCACCGGCGGCAGGGATGCCGATACCGATGAGATTCTCCCCCTTATCGACGCTAACCCCCTGCTCGACGGCATCACCTTCAGCGGCGGCGAGCCCTTCCTGCAGCCTGCTCCCCTGACAAAACTAGCCCGCCAGGCCCATGCCCGCGGGCTTGATGTATGGAGCTACACCGGCTTCACGCTGGAAGACCTGCTATCCAGGAACAATCCCGCCATCGATGCTTTATTGAAGGAAATCGATGTGCTGGTAGATGGCCGTTACGAGGAGAAACTGCGGGATCTGACACTGAACTTCCGTGGCTCTGCCAATCAAAGAGTCATCGATATGAACGCCTATCGCAAAACCGGCATCATAAAAACCCTATACTAAAAAAGCCGACCAGACTTTTGAGCTGGTCGGCTTTTTGCTGTTCATTTCACAACCAGAACAGGGCATTTTGCCTGTTCCACGATATACTGGCTGACACTGCCCAGCAGTACGCCCTTCACGATTCCCAGGCCACGGCTGCCCATGATGATCAGGTCAATATCATTCGAGGCTGCAAAATCCAGGATCACTACGGCCGGCGAGCCGGTTTCAGAATAAGCTTCCTTCTCGATTCCGGAGGGTACCATTTCCATGGCCCGGTCCAGGATCACATTGCCAGCCTTCGTGACTGCTTCGAGAATGGCATCGGACAGGCAGGCATTGATGGCCAGCTGATTGATATTGGCCACATAGAGGAAGTTCAGCTTTGCCTCGCAGATCTCTGCCATGGCAATGGCCTCTGCTACCGCACGGTCCGAACCTTCCGAACCATCTACCGGCACAAGAATATTTTTCATCATCAAGATTACCCCCTCAAAATCATTTAACCACCATTACAGCCGTTTGGGCCCGCTCCACCAATTCCTGACTGACACTGCCGGCAAAGAAGCCTTCCACGACGCCTAAGCCCCGGCCGCCGGTCACGATGAGATCCGGCAGGCTTTCCTCGGCAAATTGCAGGATTTCCTCCACCGGCATCCCCGTACGGCAGTGGTATTCATACTTGAAATTCTCCGGCACACATCGCTTGATCATGGCCTGCGTCGCCACCTCATCGCTGCGCACATCCCCGACGACATCATCCGGCAGCCAGGTATCCTCCTGTGCATCCGTTTCGCTGGTGAAATACGTCACATGGAGCACATCGAGCCTGGCTTCCATCTCTTCAGCCAGATTGATGGCGAACTTCAGCGCCCGGCTGGAAGTATCCGACGCGTCCACCGGCACCAAAATACGGGATAACTTCATCTAAACATACCTCCCCGTAATACGATATACCTAATATTTCGCGCCTGCCCCAATAAAATCCTGCCCCAGCGGCATAAAATACATTGACATTTCTCAGCGGATAGTGATACACTAAATAGAACACTTTATTAGAAATAAACGCCTAAAAATCAAATATGTGTAAACAGAGAGTATCAAAGGAGGCCCACCCATGTCCAAAGAAAAAGCCAGCCGCCCCAATAATGCCGAGATCGTCGCCCAAACCACCATCGCCGGAGTCTATCAAGCCGCCCGCAACTTAGAAGGCGTAGCGAAAAAGACACGCCTGATCGAAAGCGACTTCTTCTCAGAACTGTCCGGCAACCAAGTCTTCTTGAAACCCGAAAACCTCCAGCATACGGGCGCCTTCAAG
It includes:
- the nrdD gene encoding anaerobic ribonucleoside-triphosphate reductase, which encodes MMVNDVAVTVDGLSDVTEAEIAQYIGYVEEQTNEKLNELTLTPAADGQIHLDYVLQPQKFERIRRITGYLVGTIDRWNDAKRAEEHDRVKHTIMH
- a CDS encoding MATE family efflux transporter, translating into MLNTRDMDMLHGSFWDKLIIFAIPLALTGVLQQLFNAADVAVLGQFVGKNAMAAVGNNISVIGILVNLFMGLSLGANVIIARFIGAKKPEKVGTAVQTSFGLAVIIGFLLLAVGELMAAPIINWLEVPAEVEAMAETYLRVYLLGLPFIGVYNFEAAILRARGDTRTPLIALAVASVVNIALDLLFVSWGWGVMGVALGTIIAMGVSSFILFWSLTHSQDILRLQFKDFAFDRKMLREIAAIGLPAGIQGMVFSFSNILIQAAVNSLGPDAMAASAAAFAIEVNVYCFLNAFAQATTTFVSQNYGAGNLPRCFQITKVGMLLDIAFTLCMGAIVIVFAREFLAIFNADETVVELGILRFWYIVAPEFLQVFIDVLSGALRGYGFSLPPALLALVGICGVRITWLYTLFPASPTYGTLMACYPVSWLITGIFIGILYRYCRGHIKLIRV
- a CDS encoding zinc ribbon domain-containing protein, coding for MICKKCGCIVETGAKVCTFCGEQAEVSSDDLLNTFAGDRAAEDIRAHIPTLVGLHELAEVPVDKERLIGELQRLQGYFSRIRGKYATLGDLWLMQSQNGEPKLGNYTLGGFLATLFFYLILTGFVPGVTWTFFFVVWLGATSITYIQAGKAYERRKAQLEADIRGVENEVRSYYNQADHCFLPLDYSDPQIIRELIVGITNGTITSFREYKVQG
- a CDS encoding mechanosensitive ion channel family protein, which codes for MSWIDWTHLLEMLIVPFCILIAALTAGIMLNRMIKQRMMKRLTAEETTWQSIFINALQGVPISFCLVVGLYWIVNTIDIIEPLVKIFSYILFTVIILTITRVIARTVSGVIDMQIERSQQKMPKTTLLNAIVNGIIYAMGILVVLQYYGISIAPILTALGVGGMAVALALQETLANIFSGLHLILSKQLRLGDYVHLSSGEEGRVTDITWRFTTIVPVGEGNMVVIPNQKIASSIITNYSMPRHDILIKIPVGVAYNSDLEKVEEVTLDVARQVLTQLNERLDKDRQPAVRFYNFGDSSIDFNVLLHSARFDNQFLLKHEFIKALTKRFREEGIEIPFPIRTIVQQ
- the nrdG gene encoding anaerobic ribonucleoside-triphosphate reductase activating protein; this translates as MKIRIAGIVEESIVDGDGLRLTVFTQGCPHHCPGCHNPATHPATGGRDADTDEILPLIDANPLLDGITFSGGEPFLQPAPLTKLARQAHARGLDVWSYTGFTLEDLLSRNNPAIDALLKEIDVLVDGRYEEKLRDLTLNFRGSANQRVIDMNAYRKTGIIKTLY
- a CDS encoding TIGR03905 family TSCPD domain-containing protein, translated to MSTYEYKTQGTCSKKITVELEGKIIKAVKFEGGCAGNLSGISKLVVGMDIDHVIERFAGNTCGPRPTSCPDQLAIALKEAYAAQQAG
- a CDS encoding universal stress protein — translated: MMKNILVPVDGSEGSDRAVAEAIAMAEICEAKLNFLYVANINQLAINACLSDAILEAVTKAGNVILDRAMEMVPSGIEKEAYSETGSPAVVILDFAASNDIDLIIMGSRGLGIVKGVLLGSVSQYIVEQAKCPVLVVK
- a CDS encoding universal stress protein, yielding MKLSRILVPVDASDTSSRALKFAINLAEEMEARLDVLHVTYFTSETDAQEDTWLPDDVVGDVRSDEVATQAMIKRCVPENFKYEYHCRTGMPVEEILQFAEESLPDLIVTGGRGLGVVEGFFAGSVSQELVERAQTAVMVVK